AGCAATGGATGAAAAAAGTAGCAAATCAAGAGAAAAAAGCAGGTCCATATAGCCTGCTTTTTTGTATGCCGATATATAAGACTTTCGCACCTTGCCACAATATATTGAGTGTGATATCTTGAAATAGCACAAATTGTAGTGTTGGGGGAGATACATATGGCTTTGAAATTAGCCGAATTGACGTGGCAGATCGTCAAGCGTGATGGGAGAATGGATCGCTATAATTATGAGAAGATTTATAGCGCGATTAAGAAAGCGGTTCTCCATGTAGAGAAGGGTAATCAGGAAATTGCATCGAAGATTGCAGCTGAAATAGCACTAGAAGTAGAAAACCATTTAACCTCTATGCGATCCCAAATATTTGAAGTAGAAGGTATACAAGATTTAGTAGAAAAGATTTTAGTAGAGAAGAACTATTACGATATAGCGAAGACATACATAATTTATAGACAAAAGCGTAGTGAAGTGCGGGACAAGGCTTCTATGCTAATGCAAGTCTTTAATGATATTGTCTTTACCGATGCTAAGGATAGTGACATTAAAAGAGAAAATGCAAATGTTGATGGCAATACAGCGATGGGAACCATGCTGAAGATTGGATCGGAATCATCGAAGGAATTTGCGAGAATGTATCTTTTAAAACCAGAGCACTCCAAGGCTCATATTCAAGGGGATATCCACATTCATGATTTAGACTTTTTGCCTACTGGCACTCTTACTTGTTGCCAGATTGATATAGAGAAGCTTTTCAAGCAAGGATTTAGTACAGGCCATGGACATTTGCGCGAGCCGCAAGATATCTCTAGTTACGGGGCATTGGCTGCGATTGCAATCCAGTCGAACCAGAATGATCAACACGGCGGGCAATCGATTCCAAATTTCGACTATGGACTAGCTCCGGGAGTTCGTAAGACATTTGTTAGAGAGTACCGTGATGCTTTAGTAGAAAAGCTTTCTTGGGAGCTAGAACGCGATGAATTTCAAGAGATTTTAGTGGAAATCAAGGAGCTTTTACAAGATCAATTGGACAAGCTTACTATGGCATATGAAGTTAGCTACCAAAAGGAAGAGAACAAGCGACTTTCTGAACGCTATAGCTTAGAGCAAGCAGCAGTGGCGAAAATCCAGAAATTCGCATATAAAGCCGCTCATCGCAAAACAGAAAAGAAGACGTATCAAGCGATGGAAGCGTTCTTACACAACTTAAATACGATGCATTCTAGAGCAGGCGCTCAAGTTCCTTTCTCTAGTATTAACTATGGAACGGATACGACGCCAGAGGGACGTATGGTGATTCATCAGCTATTATTAGCAACAGAATCCGGCTTAGGTAACGGCGAAACTCCTATTTTCCCAATTCAAGTCTTTAAGGTCAAGGAAGGGGTTAACTATAACCCAGAAGATCCTAACTACGATTTATTGAAACTATCGTTCCGTGTATCAGCTAGAAGATTGTTCCCGAATTATGTGTTCTTAGATGCGCCATTTAATAAAAAGTACTACAAGGAAGGCCGTCCAGAGACGGAAGTCGTTACGATGGGCTGTCGAACTCGTGTCATTGGTTCAGTTCATCCAGAAAGCGATGGCATATCTTACGGAAGAGGGAACATTTCCTTTTCGACGATTAACCTACCGCGTCTAGGAATCCAGCATCAAGGGGATATTGCAGGATTCTTCCAAGCCCTTGATGAAAAAGTAGAGCTTGTGATTGCACAATTACATGAAAGATATTTATTGCAAGCGCGCAAGAAGGTGAAGAACTTCCCGTTCTTAATGGGGCAAGGCATTTGGTTTGGTGCCGATGTCTTAGGTCCAGAGGACGAGATTCGCGAAGTGTTAAAACACGGAACCCTTACTTGTGGATTTATCGGATTAGCTGAATGCTTGAAAGCATTAATTGGCGTTCACCATGGCGAGTCTGAGCAAGCGCAGCAATTAGGTATTACGATTATTGATCGCATGCGCAAGCAATTGGAGGATGCTTCAGAGAAATACCGCCTCAATTATACATTGATTGCAACACCAGCAGAAGGGTTGGCTGGGCGTTTTACACGCATCGATCGTAAGAAATTTGGTGCAATTGAAGGTGTGACTGATCGCGAGTATTACACCAATAGCTACCATGTACCTGTGTATCATGATATAGCTGCCTACGATAAGATTGTGATAGAAGCGCCGTATCACGGCTTATGTAATGCAGGGCACATCAGCTATATTGAATTGGATGGCGCTGTGAAGAATAACCTAGAAGCATTTGAGATGCTAGTACGTGCGATGAAGGAGAATAACATCGGTTATGGTTCAATTAACCATCCAATCGATCGTGACCCTTTATGCGGATATACAGGAATTATTGATGATACTTGTCCAGGCTGTGGTCGTGAAACAGTGAACGGTCCACAAGTGGAACGCATTCGTCGCATCACAGGCTACCTTGTAGGGACAATGGATAAGTGGAATGACGGTAAGATAGCAGAAGAGAGAGAACGTGTCAAACACGGAATCAGATATAATAATTAACAGACTAGCGACCTAGAGTAACTTCTAGGTCGTTTTGTTAATGTATGAAGTATTGCGAAATGACCCTCTGGAGATAATAAACAAAAAAAATCACTTGTGAAATATAATTCGGAGGTACATCATGGAGGTCCTTATCAGAAATGATTTTAACACGTTAAAAAGTTGTATCTTATGTTATCCATGCAATTTAGAACAAACGGGAAAAAACAAAGCGAATCAGCAGGTGAATAAGGAATTAGCAAGCGTACAATATAACAACCTAGTCAATCACATAGCGGAGCATGGTGTAAAGGTACACTTTGTACCTTTGAATGGAGGTCCATCGCAGGTATTCACAAGGGATATTGGCTTTATTATTGATGATATTTTATTTATATCAAAGATGACGAGTGCCATAAGAGAATCGGAAATCAATACTTTGAAGGAAGTTGCTGAAACATACGATTTGAAACCTCACATCATGGAGAATTATGTAGAGGGTGGAGATATTATTGTACATAATGATGGTGTTTTTATAGGACAAGGAAACCGTACAAATGAAAAGGCAGTAGAGGAAATCGACGCTGTTCTTAGAAAGCACAATAGGTCCACTAAACTCGTAAAAGTATCCTATGACGTTTCGAAAATCCACTTAGATTGTGTGTTTAATGTTCTCGATGAAGACACATGTATCATAACGAGTGGCGTGTATAACCCTGAAGAGGTTACGAAATATTTCAAAAAGGTTATCAAAGTAACAGATGAAGATGCAAAAGATTTAGCCACAAACATCGTACAGATTAGTAAGGATACGCATCTGTGTAGCAGTGAAAATTTTAGCAGAATTTTGCAATCTCACGGCTATCAAGTCACATATATAGATTTTAGCGAAATCATAAAGTGTAATGGCAGTTTAGGTTGCTGTGTCTTACCAATGCAGCGTGCGTAAACCAAGCGTGATGGAATGCAATACGCATAGATGGAACCAATTTGCATAATTACTCTAAATGGCATAGTTACTTCAATATGATAGAGACTCCTCTTACGGAAGCAGCACCTAGAGGAGTTTTCTTTATTTAACCTACGATTCTAAATATCGTTATAAAATATCGCATCTCACGATAGATAAAGATATAATAGATGCAGAGTGTTGTAAATGCTAGGAATGTAAGAATAATCGATAGATAAAGTAATAGGAAATGAGTGTTGAGTATGATTCGTTACGCTAATTTTATAAAAGAGTCCATCGTTGATGGAAAAGGGATTCGACTCGTAGCTTTCTTGCAAGGCTGTCTATTTGGCTGCGAAGGTTGCCATAATCCTAAATTGCAGGAGTTGTCGGGTGGAATCGAAGTTACAGATGAAGAATTCACACAGTTAATTCTCAAGCAAGTCAATCCGCTACATCGCGGCATAACCATATCTGGTGGAGAACCGACACTACAAGCGGAAGCGTTAGAGAAAGTGTTACGTATTGTGAAAGCTGCAAAGCCACAATTAGACATATGGGTCTTCAGTGGGAATACTTTTGAAAACGTTAAAGACTTACCGATGATGCAATATGTGGACGTCCTTGTGGATGGTCCATTTATTTTAGAGAAGAAGAGTTTAAGCCTAAATTTCCGCGGATCTACGAATCAACGGGTGATTGACATGCGACAATCGCTAACGGAGAATCGCGTAATAGAACTATTGCTTGATGAAACCTAAGTAAGGCTATCATAAATAAGTCTAATAGAGGAGGAATCCGAATGCCAAAAGTATCCGACGTATATATGGAAATCACAAAAGAGCCTACCACTGTCAACGAGAATGATTCGTTAGAAACAATTCGCAAAACATTATTGGAGAACCCTGTATCTCGTTGTGTCTATGTCTTAAATCATGAACAACGATTTATAGGGATCATTACGGTGAAAGAGATAATTACAACGATTGGATTCAGAAGTAGCTCACGTGGTAGCCAATCTTTATCGCTTAGAAATATGCTGCAATATCTATCAAAAGACATAAAGGCAAAGGACATAATGAGGCCGCCTATCGCTGTGAAAGTAGAAGATAGTTTTCAAGAAGCGATTCGCTTAATGATGCTTCATGGATATGAAGAAATTGCTGTAGTCGATGGGGAAAATCGACTAATCGGGGACTTGAATTCATATGAAATATTAAATTGTATTACCTTAGATAATTAGATGTTAGATGCCCTATAGCCTAAAATAATTGTTACATACATATAGTGAGAATAAAACCGACTAGGAAGATTAAGATGATTACTAAGAAAAATCTTCAATTGCTATTGTTTGTAACTATATTTTATATAAATGTGATAATTTATTTCTCTTTACTATATGTGCTGTTTGACCTTTTCAATCTTGGTTATATATATGATCACTATTCTACTATTGAACATCAAAGACAAAGCTTAGATATAGTAACTCGTTCTATGTACTTTAGTGCGATTACGTTATTCTCGACTGGTTACGGGGACGTGACACCTTTTGGTCTTACCAAAATGATTGCTATGATTCAGTCGATGTTTGGGTATATTCTCCAAGCAAGTTTTATTCTGCACTTTATTAAGATAAACTTTTTTCATTCTAGGAATAGCAGGGGATCGTTCTAGTATTCATTCTAGAACGTTCTTTATTACCGATTGGAGTGGTTTGATGCAACAACAATTAGCATCCATTGATTATTCGATTTTACTAAGTGCACTTCTATTAATTATTGGGGTATTAGCAACCAAATTCTCCACAAGGCTAGGAGTTCCTGCCCTAGTTTTATTTATAGTCGTAGGAATGCTGGTAGGAAGTGATGGACTAGGCTACATATACTTTGATAATGCGGAACTCGCACAATTCGTTGGGATATTGGCACTCGTCATCATTTTATTTGAAGGTGGGTTGCAGACCAATTGGGCAAATATCAGGCCAATAGTAAAACCTGCATTATCGCTTGCTACCCTGGGTGTTTTATTCACTACAGCAACTGTAGCGATTGCTGCAAAAGTCCTCTTGGATGTATCGTGGGTAGAAGGTCTTCTCTTTGGTGCAATCGTTGGGTCTACTGATGCTGCTGCTGTATTTTCGGTCTTAAAAGGGCAGAACATTCGGCCTAAGTTAGAGGCTACCCTTGAAGCGGAGTCTGGATCAAACGATCCGATGGCGATGTTTCTAACAATATCACTGATTGAAGTGCTTCTTATCTATCAACCATCTTACTGGATGTTAATTAGCTCTTTCTTCTGGCAAATGGGTATAGGATTGTTGTTAGGTATTCTGTTTGGAAAATTTAGTTCCTATGCCATTAACCGTATTAACTTAGATTCCAGTGGACTATATCCAGTGTTTGCCCTTGCATTTGCATTGTTAGCATACAGTGTAACAGCGCTAGTAGGAGCCAGTGGTCTCCTTGCGGTGTATGTCACGGCGTTGATTATAGGGAATAAGGATTTAACCTATCGTAATTCCATCTTTAGATTTAATGAAGGGTTTGCTTGGATTGCGCAAATTTTAATGTTTATTATCCTCGGCCTACTTGTGTTCCCGCGCCAATTATTCACGTGGGAAATCATCTTGAACGGGTTCATCCTTTCTTTTGTTTTGATATTTGTAGCAAGACCACTTGCTGTATTTGTGTCAACTATCCGTATGGGCTTCTGCTTTAAAGAAAAGGTGTTTATATCCTGGGCGGGATTGCGGGGAGCTGTTCCTATTGTTCTTGCGACTTTCCCAATGACTGTTGGTTTAGAGAATAGTCAATTATATTTCAATATTGTATTCTTCGTTGTATTAACTTCGACTCTCTTACAAGGATCAACGATAGCTTTCTTTGCAGA
The nucleotide sequence above comes from Desulfuribacillus stibiiarsenatis. Encoded proteins:
- a CDS encoding potassium/proton antiporter; this encodes MQQQLASIDYSILLSALLLIIGVLATKFSTRLGVPALVLFIVVGMLVGSDGLGYIYFDNAELAQFVGILALVIILFEGGLQTNWANIRPIVKPALSLATLGVLFTTATVAIAAKVLLDVSWVEGLLFGAIVGSTDAAAVFSVLKGQNIRPKLEATLEAESGSNDPMAMFLTISLIEVLLIYQPSYWMLISSFFWQMGIGLLLGILFGKFSSYAINRINLDSSGLYPVFALAFALLAYSVTALVGASGLLAVYVTALIIGNKDLTYRNSIFRFNEGFAWIAQILMFIILGLLVFPRQLFTWEIILNGFILSFVLIFVARPLAVFVSTIRMGFCFKEKVFISWAGLRGAVPIVLATFPMTVGLENSQLYFNIVFFVVLTSTLLQGSTIAFFAERLGLTSEKRVESMHSLELVSLGNANAEIIEYVVAEDSVIMDKQLRDICFPKDVLINAVIRAGDLITPSGETRIQEEDILYILVNKSRKTELKTFLKMEQLL
- a CDS encoding ion channel, with protein sequence MITKKNLQLLLFVTIFYINVIIYFSLLYVLFDLFNLGYIYDHYSTIEHQRQSLDIVTRSMYFSAITLFSTGYGDVTPFGLTKMIAMIQSMFGYILQASFILHFIKINFFHSRNSRGSF
- a CDS encoding dimethylarginine dimethylaminohydrolase family protein; this translates as MEVLIRNDFNTLKSCILCYPCNLEQTGKNKANQQVNKELASVQYNNLVNHIAEHGVKVHFVPLNGGPSQVFTRDIGFIIDDILFISKMTSAIRESEINTLKEVAETYDLKPHIMENYVEGGDIIVHNDGVFIGQGNRTNEKAVEEIDAVLRKHNRSTKLVKVSYDVSKIHLDCVFNVLDEDTCIITSGVYNPEEVTKYFKKVIKVTDEDAKDLATNIVQISKDTHLCSSENFSRILQSHGYQVTYIDFSEIIKCNGSLGCCVLPMQRA
- a CDS encoding CBS domain-containing protein gives rise to the protein MPKVSDVYMEITKEPTTVNENDSLETIRKTLLENPVSRCVYVLNHEQRFIGIITVKEIITTIGFRSSSRGSQSLSLRNMLQYLSKDIKAKDIMRPPIAVKVEDSFQEAIRLMMLHGYEEIAVVDGENRLIGDLNSYEILNCITLDN
- the nrdG gene encoding anaerobic ribonucleoside-triphosphate reductase activating protein, with translation MIRYANFIKESIVDGKGIRLVAFLQGCLFGCEGCHNPKLQELSGGIEVTDEEFTQLILKQVNPLHRGITISGGEPTLQAEALEKVLRIVKAAKPQLDIWVFSGNTFENVKDLPMMQYVDVLVDGPFILEKKSLSLNFRGSTNQRVIDMRQSLTENRVIELLLDET
- a CDS encoding anaerobic ribonucleoside triphosphate reductase — protein: MALKLAELTWQIVKRDGRMDRYNYEKIYSAIKKAVLHVEKGNQEIASKIAAEIALEVENHLTSMRSQIFEVEGIQDLVEKILVEKNYYDIAKTYIIYRQKRSEVRDKASMLMQVFNDIVFTDAKDSDIKRENANVDGNTAMGTMLKIGSESSKEFARMYLLKPEHSKAHIQGDIHIHDLDFLPTGTLTCCQIDIEKLFKQGFSTGHGHLREPQDISSYGALAAIAIQSNQNDQHGGQSIPNFDYGLAPGVRKTFVREYRDALVEKLSWELERDEFQEILVEIKELLQDQLDKLTMAYEVSYQKEENKRLSERYSLEQAAVAKIQKFAYKAAHRKTEKKTYQAMEAFLHNLNTMHSRAGAQVPFSSINYGTDTTPEGRMVIHQLLLATESGLGNGETPIFPIQVFKVKEGVNYNPEDPNYDLLKLSFRVSARRLFPNYVFLDAPFNKKYYKEGRPETEVVTMGCRTRVIGSVHPESDGISYGRGNISFSTINLPRLGIQHQGDIAGFFQALDEKVELVIAQLHERYLLQARKKVKNFPFLMGQGIWFGADVLGPEDEIREVLKHGTLTCGFIGLAECLKALIGVHHGESEQAQQLGITIIDRMRKQLEDASEKYRLNYTLIATPAEGLAGRFTRIDRKKFGAIEGVTDREYYTNSYHVPVYHDIAAYDKIVIEAPYHGLCNAGHISYIELDGAVKNNLEAFEMLVRAMKENNIGYGSINHPIDRDPLCGYTGIIDDTCPGCGRETVNGPQVERIRRITGYLVGTMDKWNDGKIAEERERVKHGIRYNN